In a single window of the Zea mays cultivar B73 chromosome 5, Zm-B73-REFERENCE-NAM-5.0, whole genome shotgun sequence genome:
- the LOC103628521 gene encoding uncharacterized protein isoform X2, whose amino-acid sequence MSIEQKNEKNRKRREARQRNKGLPLKSESSRGPIKNTPLAGNSIERKRQRDRERRATMSVEQRNEYNNKRRQMRQRNKGQNVMPDVSGDGDKKENVDPDDDSDWLHRNETFQSNDYVATTDLLPPGSVHESVGVIGEPSIGVREYRLERLRLYNQTPKQKEAKIEYMRKRRVLQADTLNVASIAMEDPTYTPEVVHPATEPSTVTTCDWVIPEFIRTPFLPAQTQTEDVGSFDMSTEAIRHKHHVPRGERQAILARRNKQFQASIARNVTTLNGDTIGDANNNAQCSVPCQAATLPTNGSEGITEQGNEVEHTQEKPTVISNDDDDDDEAVIFEEDDDNDEGYIFAGQYEETDEDIEIDGTQDESTGTDVPDPYDKVYSNLPEETHMLKPVPDCGYCTAKKFEYEPPGFCCRGGKVELAPLDTPPQLRRLWDSADSDAKHFRDNIRFFNGHFSFTSLYCCLDSMTTNVRDSGIYTFRAQGMMYHNIKSFGKEGGSEHKHLELYFYDDDPSLEHRYRKCREEQLQKDKDVIKQIVGILHGNPYSEHLRSMGHVENLDDYHIALNLDQTLNQKTYNTPLTSEVAAVWIEGSERRGQFSKSVMLHGKDRSSHGIRSYHGCYDALSYPLFFPKGELGWHANIPKVGVSMDEVDAYRATHRANNSNDEDAG is encoded by the exons ATGTCCATTGAACaaaagaatgagaaaaataggAAGCGCCGTGAAGCACGTCAACGAAACAAAGGACTACCCCTAAAGTCTGAGTCATCTAGAG GTCCTATTAAAAACACTCCATTGGCTGGTAATTCTATCGAACGAAAGAGGCAAAGGGATAGAGAAAGGCGTGCAACAATGTCGGTTGAACAAAGGAATGAGTACAATAACAAGCGTCGTCAAATGCGTCAACGAAATAAGGGACAAAATGTGATGCCCGATGTTTCAGGAG ATGGCGACAAAAAAGAAAATGTGGATCCAGATGATGATAGCGACTGGCTGCATCGGAACGAGACATTCCAGTCAAACGACTATGTCGCAACGACAGACCTTCTGCCACCAG GCAGTGTGCATGAATCTGTTGGTGTCATTGGGGAACCGAGTATCGGCGTTAGGGAGTATAGGCTTGAACGCCTTAGGTTGTATAATCAGACACCAAAGCAAAAAGAGGCAAAGATAGAGTACATGAGAAAACGTAGAGTGCTACAGGCTGACACTCTGAATGTTGCGTCCATCGCCATGGAGGACCCAACATATACCCCTGAGGTTGTGCACCCTGCAACGGAACCTTCAACAGTTACCACCTGCGACTGGGTTATCCCTGAATTCATTAGGACACCTTTCCTACCAGCTCAAACACAGACCGAGGATGTCGGTTCATTCGATATGTCTACTGAAGCAATAAGACATAAACATCATGTGCCGCGTGGGGAAAGACAAGCTATCTTAGCCCGTCGAAACAAACAATTTCAAGCATCCATTGCAAGGAACGTGACTACTTTGAATGGGGATACTATCGGTGACGCCAACAACAATG CACAATGTAGCGTTCCATGCCAAGCCGCTACCTTGCCAACAAATGGAAGTGAAGGCATAACCGAACAAGGAAATGAGGTGGAGCATACACAAGAGAAGCCAACGGTCATTTCCAATG atgatgatgatgatgatgaggctGTCATATTCGAAGAAGATGATGACAACGACGAGGGATACATATTCGCTGGCCAAT ACGAGGAGACTGACGAGGACATCGAAATCGATGGTACTCAGGATGAATCTACTGGCACTGATGTGCCTGACCCGTACGACAAGGTATACAGTAACCTCCCTGAAGAAACACATATGCTGAAGCCTGTTCCTGACTGCGGTTATTGCACTGCGAAGAAGTTTGAGTACGAGCCACCTGGGTTTTGCTGTCGTGGTgggaaggttgagctagcacCACTCGATACCCCTCCCCAGCTCAGGAGGTTGTGGGATAGTGCAGACTCTGATGCTAAGCACTTTCgtgataacattaggttttttaatggccatttctctttcacttcCCTATACTGTTGCCTCGATAGTATGACAACTAATGTGCGAGATTCTGGTATATACACGTTCCGGGCACAAGGCATGATGTACCACAATATCAAGTCATTCGGTAAGGAAGGTGGGTCGGAGCATAAACATCTAGAGCTTTACTTTTACGATGACGATCCCAGTCTCGAGCATCGGTACCGTAAGTGTCGTGAAGAACAGCTTCAGAAAGACAAAGATGTTATTAAACAGATAGTTGGCATACTCCATGGAAACCCGTACTCCGAGCACCTTAGGAGCATGGGCCATGTTGAGAACCTTGATGACTATCATATCGCATTGAACCTTGACCAGACTTTGAACCAGAAGACATATAACACGCCTCTCACTTCGGAGGTGGCCGCTGTATGGATCGAGGGGAGCGAACGGCGAGGCCAGTTCAGCAAGAGTGTTATGTTACATgggaaggataggtcaagccacggCATCCGCTCATACCATGGATGCTACGATGCACTATCGTATCCACTGTTCTTCCctaaaggtgaacttggatggcatgcaaATATCCCAAAGGTTGGTGTATCCATGGATGAAGTGGATGCATACCGTGCGACACATAGGGCAAATAATTCAAACGATGAAGATGCAGGTTAG
- the LOC103628521 gene encoding uncharacterized protein isoform X1: MSIEQKNEKNRKRREARQRNKGLPLKSESSRGPIKNTPLAGNSIERKRQRDRERRATMSVEQRNEYNNKRRQMRQRNKGQNVMPDVSGDGDKKENVDPDDDSDWLHRNETFQSNDYVATTDLLPPGSVHESVGVIGEPSIGVREYRLERLRLYNQTPKQKEAKIEYMRKRRVLQADTLNVASIAMEDPTYTPEVVHPATEPSTVTTCDWVIPEFIRTPFLPAQTQTEDVGSFDMSTEAIRHKHHVPRGERQAILARRNKQFQASIARNVTTLNGDTIGDANNNAQCSVPCQAATLPTNGSEGITEQGNEVEHTQEKPTVISNDDDDDDEAVIFEEDDDNDEGYIFAGQCTYVNFYYDYDTKAYINTHVLVVVFQKISDEETDEDIEIDGTQDESTGTDVPDPYDKVYSNLPEETHMLKPVPDCGYCTAKKFEYEPPGFCCRGGKVELAPLDTPPQLRRLWDSADSDAKHFRDNIRFFNGHFSFTSLYCCLDSMTTNVRDSGIYTFRAQGMMYHNIKSFGKEGGSEHKHLELYFYDDDPSLEHRYRKCREEQLQKDKDVIKQIVGILHGNPYSEHLRSMGHVENLDDYHIALNLDQTLNQKTYNTPLTSEVAAVWIEGSERRGQFSKSVMLHGKDRSSHGIRSYHGCYDALSYPLFFPKGELGWHANIPKVGVSMDEVDAYRATHRANNSNDEDAG, from the exons ATGTCCATTGAACaaaagaatgagaaaaataggAAGCGCCGTGAAGCACGTCAACGAAACAAAGGACTACCCCTAAAGTCTGAGTCATCTAGAG GTCCTATTAAAAACACTCCATTGGCTGGTAATTCTATCGAACGAAAGAGGCAAAGGGATAGAGAAAGGCGTGCAACAATGTCGGTTGAACAAAGGAATGAGTACAATAACAAGCGTCGTCAAATGCGTCAACGAAATAAGGGACAAAATGTGATGCCCGATGTTTCAGGAG ATGGCGACAAAAAAGAAAATGTGGATCCAGATGATGATAGCGACTGGCTGCATCGGAACGAGACATTCCAGTCAAACGACTATGTCGCAACGACAGACCTTCTGCCACCAG GCAGTGTGCATGAATCTGTTGGTGTCATTGGGGAACCGAGTATCGGCGTTAGGGAGTATAGGCTTGAACGCCTTAGGTTGTATAATCAGACACCAAAGCAAAAAGAGGCAAAGATAGAGTACATGAGAAAACGTAGAGTGCTACAGGCTGACACTCTGAATGTTGCGTCCATCGCCATGGAGGACCCAACATATACCCCTGAGGTTGTGCACCCTGCAACGGAACCTTCAACAGTTACCACCTGCGACTGGGTTATCCCTGAATTCATTAGGACACCTTTCCTACCAGCTCAAACACAGACCGAGGATGTCGGTTCATTCGATATGTCTACTGAAGCAATAAGACATAAACATCATGTGCCGCGTGGGGAAAGACAAGCTATCTTAGCCCGTCGAAACAAACAATTTCAAGCATCCATTGCAAGGAACGTGACTACTTTGAATGGGGATACTATCGGTGACGCCAACAACAATG CACAATGTAGCGTTCCATGCCAAGCCGCTACCTTGCCAACAAATGGAAGTGAAGGCATAACCGAACAAGGAAATGAGGTGGAGCATACACAAGAGAAGCCAACGGTCATTTCCAATG atgatgatgatgatgatgaggctGTCATATTCGAAGAAGATGATGACAACGACGAGGGATACATATTCGCTGGCCAATGTACTTATGTCaatttttattatgattatgatacCAAGGCTTATATAAATACACATGTCTTAGTCGTTGTTTTCCAAAAAATATCAGACGAGGAGACTGACGAGGACATCGAAATCGATGGTACTCAGGATGAATCTACTGGCACTGATGTGCCTGACCCGTACGACAAGGTATACAGTAACCTCCCTGAAGAAACACATATGCTGAAGCCTGTTCCTGACTGCGGTTATTGCACTGCGAAGAAGTTTGAGTACGAGCCACCTGGGTTTTGCTGTCGTGGTgggaaggttgagctagcacCACTCGATACCCCTCCCCAGCTCAGGAGGTTGTGGGATAGTGCAGACTCTGATGCTAAGCACTTTCgtgataacattaggttttttaatggccatttctctttcacttcCCTATACTGTTGCCTCGATAGTATGACAACTAATGTGCGAGATTCTGGTATATACACGTTCCGGGCACAAGGCATGATGTACCACAATATCAAGTCATTCGGTAAGGAAGGTGGGTCGGAGCATAAACATCTAGAGCTTTACTTTTACGATGACGATCCCAGTCTCGAGCATCGGTACCGTAAGTGTCGTGAAGAACAGCTTCAGAAAGACAAAGATGTTATTAAACAGATAGTTGGCATACTCCATGGAAACCCGTACTCCGAGCACCTTAGGAGCATGGGCCATGTTGAGAACCTTGATGACTATCATATCGCATTGAACCTTGACCAGACTTTGAACCAGAAGACATATAACACGCCTCTCACTTCGGAGGTGGCCGCTGTATGGATCGAGGGGAGCGAACGGCGAGGCCAGTTCAGCAAGAGTGTTATGTTACATgggaaggataggtcaagccacggCATCCGCTCATACCATGGATGCTACGATGCACTATCGTATCCACTGTTCTTCCctaaaggtgaacttggatggcatgcaaATATCCCAAAGGTTGGTGTATCCATGGATGAAGTGGATGCATACCGTGCGACACATAGGGCAAATAATTCAAACGATGAAGATGCAGGTTAG